One region of Leptotrichia trevisanii DSM 22070 genomic DNA includes:
- the cobJ gene encoding precorrin-3B C(17)-methyltransferase, with the protein MNKIGKIYVVGIGPGKKADMTFRAYESMEKSDIIVGYKTYTDLIKEYFPNTEIKSSSMMKEVDRCIEVLELAKAGKNVALISSGDAGVYGMAGIMYEVIDKNDDVDIEVIAGVTATNAAAAIVGAPIMHDYVTISLSNLLTDWELIKKRLELAAQGDFIVSLYNPKSKGRTTQIVEAQQIMLKHKSKDTPVAIVRNAGRENEEHEITTLEKMLDSEINMLTIVLIGNSNTFVKKWKMITPRGYEKKYEY; encoded by the coding sequence ATGAACAAAATTGGAAAAATCTACGTGGTAGGAATTGGGCCGGGAAAAAAGGCTGATATGACTTTTAGAGCTTATGAGTCGATGGAAAAAAGTGATATAATTGTTGGGTATAAGACTTATACTGACTTAATTAAAGAATATTTTCCAAATACGGAAATAAAAAGTTCAAGTATGATGAAGGAAGTTGATAGATGTATAGAAGTTCTGGAACTGGCAAAAGCTGGAAAAAATGTGGCTTTAATCAGTAGTGGAGATGCTGGCGTGTATGGAATGGCTGGAATTATGTACGAAGTTATTGATAAAAATGATGATGTGGATATAGAAGTAATTGCTGGAGTTACAGCAACAAATGCCGCAGCTGCAATCGTAGGAGCTCCAATTATGCACGACTATGTAACAATCAGCCTAAGCAACCTTCTAACAGACTGGGAACTAATAAAAAAACGTTTAGAATTAGCAGCACAAGGCGATTTCATCGTAAGCTTATACAATCCAAAAAGTAAAGGAAGAACAACACAAATCGTAGAAGCACAGCAAATTATGTTAAAACATAAATCAAAAGACACTCCAGTAGCAATCGTAAGAAACGCTGGACGTGAAAATGAAGAGCATGAAATCACAACACTTGAAAAAATGCTTGATTCTGAAATAAATATGCTTACAATTGTCTTAATTGGAAATTCAAACACATTTGTAAAAAAATGGAAAATGATTACACCTAGAGGGTATGAGAAAAAATATGAATATTAG